Genomic window (Deltaproteobacteria bacterium):
TCATCCCCAGACCCGTGAAGCACAGGATAAGGCAGGAAATCGCCAGCATCCAGTGAACCAGTCTCTCATACCAATCGGTAGCCTGAATTAATCCTTTCTTCATGATTATTCACCCCCTTCCTTCTTCGTTGCAGTATCTTCATCGGGGGTTTTAGGCCCATGGATAATATAATGCAGGAATGACCCCGCAAGAACGCCGCCTGCCGCAAGGAGGCTGAGCGGTTTCAGTACATCTTTCCACAACACGATGGAGAGCGGCACGGAGGGATTAGTCGGAAGAGCAGAGTATACGGCCGTCTTCTCCTGGAGGATATACACCAGATGCGTGCCGTTTACGTACTTATCACCATACACAGAGGCGCCTTCTCCCAGATCTTTTACCCTCTTATAGGCCTTCTTCAGGAGACTATCCTTATCTCCCCAGAGAAGCGCTCCCGTGGGACAAGCCTTCGCGCAGGCAGGTTCCAGATTATTGCCGATCCTGCTCTCGCACATGTCGCACTTATAGATTCTATCTGTTTTATCGTCGTATCTGGGAATATCAAAGGGACAGGCTGATATACATTCCTTACAGGCTATGCACTTACTATGGTTTACACCGACAGTTTTCATGTCTGTATAGTAAAGAGCTCCCGACGGGCATACCTTGACGCAGGCTGCATCCGTGCAGTGCATACAGGCGCTATGCCGGAAAAACCACTTCACGCCGCCCTTGTCGTCCGACATCTCCTGGAATCTCATCAGCAAGTAGGTATTCGCCTGGAGATCAGGTGGATTCTGATAGGTTCCCATGTGCCTCGTCTGCTTCGCCTCCAACTGATTCCACTGCTTGCAGGCCAGCTGGCAACCACGGCAACCGGTACATTTCGATATATCGAATAGTTTAATTTTCTCAGCCATTTTTCTTCACCCCCTTCTTCACGACATTGACCATAAAGGCCTTGCTCTCTGGTATTCCTGTATTGGCATCGCCGATCGTCGGGGTGAGCAGGTTGGCCGCATCGCCATACGTAAATACTTCAGGCTTTTTGTCAATCTTGCTATAGGCCTTTTTCGGCCGTGCCTGGGTAATCCAGCCGAAGTGCCAGGGAATACCCACTTCATGAACGATGGTGCCATCGATATTGAAAGGCTTGAACCGCGGCGTGACAATGGCCGTACACTCAACCTCACCACGGGGTGATTTCACGATTACCTTCTGACCGTTTTTAAAACCCCTTTCTTTGGCAAGCTCCTCGCTCATCTCGACGAACATACCCGGCTGCATCTCCGCCAGCCACGGGCACCACCTCGTGAGCACTCCCGTCTGCCAGTGTTCGCTGACCCGGTAGGTGCTGCAGATAAACGGGAAACGGGGATCGCAACTGGTAACTCCGGAGTACACATCCATATCGGAGCCGACGCCCGGTTTGTCGAAACGTTTGATTGCCGGGTTGTTCTTCTGTGGCGACATAAGATTCTTTTCCACGGGACATTCGAGGGGTTCGTAATGCTCGGGGAAAGGACCGTCCGCCAGACCGGGGCCGAAGAGACTGGCCACGCCGTCGGGCTTCATGATAAAAGGAGGCCGTCCGGAACCGGGATCGCCGGCGCCATCCGGGATGTCGCCAACCCATTTCTCGCCGGTCCAAGTGATGACAGCACGCTTGGGATCCCAGGGTTTTCCGTTCAAATCCACGGAAGCGCCGTTGTAAATGATCCGGCGGTTAACCGGCCAGCTCCATGCCCATTCGGGGAAGAGACCGAGGTCGGTGGGATCATTCTGCCCGCGCCGCATGGGGAGAATGCCCTTATCGCTCACGGAGCCGCAATAGACCCAACAGCCCGACGAGGTTGATCCGTCGTCCTGGAGCCAGGCGAAGGTTGGCACAAGATCTCCCTTCTTAAATTCCTTGAACTCCCCTTTCTTGTTGGGAACTTCCACCTTCTTATCTTCAAGGAAGAAACCGTTGATCTCCTGGGCTACTATACGGGGATCATAATGGAAGTGGCCGGAAGGCGTTTTCTTACCGTAAGGCCATGTCAGCTTCGTGATGGCTTCTTTATGGGGACCGTCTTTCTTTTCGTACAGTTCTTTGACCTTGAAGTAAATCTCACTCATAATGTCGCCGTCGGGCAGGGCGATTCCCGGAGGATTGACCGCCTTATAACGCCATTGTTGAAGCCGACTGCTGTTGGCAAGGCTTCCTTCTTTTTCGATAGAAGAGGCGCAGGGAAGCATGAAGACCTCTGTCTTGATCTTCGTCGGATCCATGCCGGGACCTCTCCAGAAGGAGCCCGTTTCATTGTCGAAGAGATTGACATTGACCATCCAGTCCAGTTTCCCCAGGGCCTGTCTCGTTTTATTCGAGTGGGCGCCGCTACACGCAGGGTTCATGCCCCAGGCGAAGAAACCGGTAAATTTGCCTTTATACATCTGGTCGAAGAGCACCAGCCAGGAAGCATTCATCCCATCATCCAGTTTTGGCATCAGGGCATAGGCCTCTTCGGGGGTGGCATTCATCCCGTACATGGACCGGAGAAAGCTTGCCGAATATTTCGGGAAATTTTTCCACCAGTTCAGGCTGTTTTTCTCCTTTGTGGTGGGTGTCCGCTTCTCGTTATACGCCTTCAGGGTTGCGAGGGAAGCCGTCGGTGTTCCGAGATAGCCCGGCCAGATATGGAACAGAAGGCCGTGATCCGTGGAGCCCTGGACGTTAGATTCGCCGCGCATGGCCGCGATACCGCCGCCGGCGATGCCCATATTGCCAAGGAGGAGCTGAATGATGCACATGGTCCGGATGTTCTGAACGCCTACGGTATGCTGGGTCCAGCCCATGGCATAGAGCTCAACACCGGCTTTATCCGGTTTTCCTGTACTTCCATATATTTTATATATTTCTTCCAGCTTATCCTTGGGTGTCCCGCTTATCCTGGACACGAGATCAATGGTATAACGGGAATACTGCTTTTTCAGGAGTTGGAACACGCAGTTGGAATCCTGAAGACTTGGGTCCTTCTTGATGACCCCATCTTTGCCCGTCTGATAAGACCA
Coding sequences:
- a CDS encoding 4Fe-4S dicluster domain-containing protein, producing MAEKIKLFDISKCTGCRGCQLACKQWNQLEAKQTRHMGTYQNPPDLQANTYLLMRFQEMSDDKGGVKWFFRHSACMHCTDAACVKVCPSGALYYTDMKTVGVNHSKCIACKECISACPFDIPRYDDKTDRIYKCDMCESRIGNNLEPACAKACPTGALLWGDKDSLLKKAYKRVKDLGEGASVYGDKYVNGTHLVYILQEKTAVYSALPTNPSVPLSIVLWKDVLKPLSLLAAGGVLAGSFLHYIIHGPKTPDEDTATKKEGGE
- the fdnG gene encoding formate dehydrogenase-N subunit alpha → MDVSRRGFLKISGAVLATSGIGISLKPVSAHAQPLKVKYAKETTTICPYCSVGCSIIVSAREGKVINTEGDPDSPINKGSLCSKGGSIYQMAVNENRLGKPLYREPYAAEWKEVEWEWALDKIAANIKKSRDTSFKFKNDKGETVNRTEGIASVGSAAMDLEECFTYQKFLRGLGLVYIEHQARIUHSPTVPALAESFGRGAMTNHWVDFKNADVILIMGSNPASNHPVSFKWVQEAMDKRGAKVICVDPRFTQSASKSHVYAPMRSGTDIAILGGMIKYIIDNKLYFEEYVKNYTNASFLVNPAFKMPGDNNGVYSGLEGSKYNKDTWSYQTGKDGVIKKDPSLQDSNCVFQLLKKQYSRYTIDLVSRISGTPKDKLEEIYKIYGSTGKPDKAGVELYAMGWTQHTVGVQNIRTMCIIQLLLGNMGIAGGGIAAMRGESNVQGSTDHGLLFHIWPGYLGTPTASLATLKAYNEKRTPTTKEKNSLNWWKNFPKYSASFLRSMYGMNATPEEAYALMPKLDDGMNASWLVLFDQMYKGKFTGFFAWGMNPACSGAHSNKTRQALGKLDWMVNVNLFDNETGSFWRGPGMDPTKIKTEVFMLPCASSIEKEGSLANSSRLQQWRYKAVNPPGIALPDGDIMSEIYFKVKELYEKKDGPHKEAITKLTWPYGKKTPSGHFHYDPRIVAQEINGFFLEDKKVEVPNKKGEFKEFKKGDLVPTFAWLQDDGSTSSGCWVYCGSVSDKGILPMRRGQNDPTDLGLFPEWAWSWPVNRRIIYNGASVDLNGKPWDPKRAVITWTGEKWVGDIPDGAGDPGSGRPPFIMKPDGVASLFGPGLADGPFPEHYEPLECPVEKNLMSPQKNNPAIKRFDKPGVGSDMDVYSGVTSCDPRFPFICSTYRVSEHWQTGVLTRWCPWLAEMQPGMFVEMSEELAKERGFKNGQKVIVKSPRGEVECTAIVTPRFKPFNIDGTIVHEVGIPWHFGWITQARPKKAYSKIDKKPEVFTYGDAANLLTPTIGDANTGIPESKAFMVNVVKKGVKKNG